The window AAAAACTGTTTATGTTCATTATCCTTTTTTTTGGATAATATGTTCATTATCCCTTTTTTTGGATAATATGTTCATTATCCTTTATAAAGTTAGAGATATGAAAGGTATATATAATGGATTCACTTATGTGTGAAACGTACACTAAATTTTCTATTCACTTCATGGCTTATGTGAAACATGTTGATGTGACATATTAGGTAATGGATTCCACATACCAAGATACATTTGCATAAATAATGTGCAAGTCACTATGACTAAAGATGTAAAGATAGAATGAAGACCATAAACCCTCAAATTTTTTTTTTTTGTACTTTTTTCATTCTTAATATGATCAGATTAAACACTCGTATTCTCCTAACTCGTTTGATCTTGGTCCTCATCTCATGCTCACCTTCAAAAACATACCCAGTAACGTAGTGTTTTTTTTTTTTTTTTTTTTGTAGTAAAGGGCTGGAAGTTTTTTTTTATGGAAATTGAGACAGTGAGATTAGTTTATTTTGCTCATGCCCTATTACGTACTCTGTCATCCAATATTAATGAAGGGTCGTGATATACTGACCTAATTAGATCATAGGTCCTCTATTATTGAAAATATTTCAAGACCCCAAGAAATCATTTTACACATTCCACAATATAACATGAGAATAGTAATTTCCTAGTACATGCAATAATATGAGGCGTGAGAGTAGACATTATTTTTCACCTCAGAAAGGAAAGAACGTGAAACATGTCACTAAATAACATCACCCCCTTCGAAATCAAATCCAGTAAAATCCCTCAGAATCCAGAACACATTGGATTTCAAAGAGAGCCGGTGAACAGTCTCAATCGCTCTCACGCATTTTACTGTTCAAAGTATTAACACACGCACGTGGTGTCAATCTACTTGTCAAAACCAAGGTGGGCCCCGCCATGGAATTCAGCATCACTGAGTTTTTCACTTCATCTCAGCAAACGCCACGCCGTACAGTCCACGTGTTCCTGCAAGCGAACGCGTCCATCCACGTGGCGCCCTGTGCGTCATTCGTGCACCTTTGCGGTGTCGTAGGCCACTACTAATTTTTATTTATTTTTTTGCTTCACTGTATGAAAGCGGGAGCCGGAGTTACAACAACTCTACGTCGTCGTTTTATAACAGTACGACGTATTCGGTATTGTTACGTTCATATTGTTACGTATTGTTGCGTTCACGCGGTTGGCCTAAGCGCCAAGCTAATGAAGCCCGAATATGTATATAATAACAAAATTAATTAATTGATTAATTCCCTAGTGAAATATTAATTAGAATTGTTATTGTCTTAAGCTATGGAACAAGAAGAAACAACAATAATTAGTTAAATAATTAAAAATTATTCATGGGGTTGGTCAAAATTTTGAAGAAGAGATTTGTATCGGTGATGTTTAATTTAGCAGCAAGAATTTTTTTTCCTATTGTCTATTTCTCCATCTTTTTAACGAAGAGTCAATTGTGATGGGATTAGGATTACTTTAGTTGTGTTTTATTATGTCAGAGGACAAACATAAGTGGACAACCAATAATCAATTAGTTGGTTAATTAGCATTTAGTCTAAAAGAAAATTTATTATTTGGATAAATTTTGGTAAATTAATATTTCTTAAAAAAAGTTTGATATTCGAATTTAATTATATAAGATGCAACATTTAATTACATGCACTCTTTTAGCATGTGAAAAATGAAATGGTGCAATTTAATTAGCTTGTATGACCGGAATTTTGGAATATTTCTCGCTGAAAATGGTAGGAGATGGTAATAATATTTATTTCTAATTTTCTTTTAAGAAAGCATGTTGAACATAACAAAAGAACGACAATATGAACATATACCGGAATATATTATGTTTTAACATGTTTTAAAGTTTTAATAAGTAACGTAAATGTCGTTTAAAGTTAACATAAAATCACGAGGCTTGCTCATTGATCATTAAAGCGGTAATATATATTATATTATAACAAAATACCATAAATTATACTCTTACTTTCCTTTCAGTTAAAATACATTAATTTTCAGTTTGAACAAATAAACTATATATGAGAAAACCTTTATGCAATACCATGACTCAGAATTTCTCTATCCTCCTTTCTTCTCATAGATCACACCCTACTTACTAATCAAGCCAAAGACCAAGTCCCATTGAAGCAAATGTTCAGCTGTCTCCTATTGGATTAATTCATAATCCAAAAATTAAAAAAAATACAGGCCAGAAATGAAAAGAAATATATATAGAGGAGGAGGAGGGAGGGAGGGACCTTTGAGGTAGACAGATGAGTCATAAATATAAATCTGGTATTCTGATGCCTTAAATAATTGTTGGGTATCCAAATCTCTCTGCTTTTTATCTCTACAACAATCCTTCAATCACTATAAAGTCCCAGAGCTTTTGTCACTCCGATCATTCCGACATCTGCTTCCTCCTCGCTCTCTGATTTTCCGGGAATCCCATTTCCTTTTTCTCTCATTTTCCGGTATAAAATCGTGTACTACACAAAAGCAAACTCGGATATTCCCGACTCTTTCTGCTCAGCTTTTCTTTCCTTTCGCAAATTTCGCTTCCTGGGTTTGATTTCGGCTTATCGTCTGATTGAAGTGTCGTGACCTTTGATCACAGAGAAGAGTTTTCGTGTTCGTGTCGACCGTTTGAGTTTCCTTAAAGGTTAGTTAACAAAACAGAAACAGGAGAGAGAAAAAAGAGTGACCGTTTGTTTGCCCGGAGAATTGGCCGGAAATATAAATATCTCGGGTGTACGTAAAGGGAATTGGTAACGTTGTTGCCAACGAAGACTCTCTGTAAGAGAAGACTGAGTAGTCCCTTTGAACTACCTCTTCCTCCTCCCCCGTGATTTTTTCGTCAAAAAATAGAAGTCTTTCTTCCTTCTTCTTCTTCTTCTTCTTTGCCAACGTAGGCCCATTTCACTTCTGTCTTCAAAGAGAAATCAAATCCCGACAATCAGTCTCTCTCTCTCTCTCTCTCTCTCTCTCTCTCCTCCTCCTCTCTCTTCTTTCTTTTCTTTTCTTTTCTTTTCTTTCTTTCTTTCTTTACTTTTACTTTTACTTTTACTTTTACCTTTTACCGTTTTACCGTTTTTACCGGTTTTTACCGGGTTTTTCCGGGTTTACGGGTTTACGGGTTACGGGTTACGGGTTACGGGTTACGGTTACGGTTTACGGTTTTTCGGTTTTTCGGTTTTTTCGGTTTTTACGGTTTTACGGTTTACGGTTACGGTACGTACGTACGTACGTACGTACGTACTACTCCTCCTCTCTCTCTCTCTCTCTCTCTCTCTCTCTCTCCTCCTCCTCCTCCTCCNCNGTTTTTTTTTTTTTTTTTCCATTTTCTCTCTCTATTTTTATATAGCTTTTTCCGACTCTGTTTTCCGGGTTGGGTGAGAGAAGGCTCGTGCTTTTGTTTTTTGGTTTCTCAGAGCGAGCCGAAAACTTGAATTCGCTCTCTCCCCTCCTCTCTTGTACAATCTCTCCATCTTTTTCCAGACATGATTTTGGACAAAGGCTCAATGCAATCAAACCTTGAATGCTTCCTACATGGTACAACCCCTGTGCTCCAACCCCAATTCTTGCCCAAGGTTTGTTCTTTTGTAATCAATTGTGTAATTTTTTTATTGGATTGATCCTATTTTTGGGTTTAATTAAGATGATTATGTTGTTGTTGCAGTCTGAGATTAGGAACCTTAATCGTCTATGGCACCCGTGGGAGAGGGAAAACGTTGAGTATTTCACATTGAGTGATTTGTGGAATTGTTTTGATGAATGGAGTGCTTATGGTGCCGGAGTTCCGATCACCTTGGATAGCGGTGAGACCCTTGTGCAGTATTATGTCCCTTATCTCTCTGCTATCCAAATCTTCACCAGCAATTCGTCTGTAAATAGCTTCAGGTACTGAGTTCTATTCTCAAATCTCAACCTCCAAAATGACCATTCTGAGGTGTGTGCTTAGAAAAACGGTAAAAATTACATTGGTAACTTTTTTCTAGCTGTGCCCGGTCGGTTATGTAATTTGTCTTTTTGTCACAATCAACATTATGAATTGCTGGTTTTGACTTTTGATAATGTCAAATTCATATGGTGTGTGATTAAAATGATGGATTCTGATATAGGGTAGTTGGGTTACATCGAATTGGTGATTCATCCCCTTCTGATTTCTACAATTAAATGGGTTTTTGGTCTTTTTAATTATGGTGTTGATCTTTATTTGATGCATGTAATGACAGAAACAACGTTTAAACTGATTATTGCAGGGAAGAAACCGAGTCAGGTGATTGTGAGACGAGGGATTCGTTTAGTGATTCATGCAGTTTCGAAAGTGAAAGTGATAAGTTATGGAGATGGGATGGATGCTCATCAGAGGAAGGTGGATTTGAGCAAGACAATAATCTGTGGCACCTGAATGATAGATTAGGCTATCTTTATTTTGAGTATTTTGAGAGATCAACTCCGTATGGAAGAGTTCCTCTCATGGATAAGGTACCGACCTACCTTTTTCTCAATATTCATATTCTTCTTCTGCAAACCATCTAGTTCTTTTTTTAGATTTGTAATTTTTTGCCCCTAAACACAGGACTTGTTTGTTAAAAATGTCTGATTACTTTTCCTGTTAGGCATCTAAAACTTTTGACTTTGAAACTAAAAAAATCCATATCTCCCTTATCTGATTCCTCCTCTACTTTCTGTGTCTCATTCATCATTCATGAGAATTTGTTCTTGCCTTGGATTTTTAAATTTTTTTATAACTTTAACTTTTTGGGAAGATTGAAAATATATTGATACCATTCAGTTCATCATGTTCTGTTTATATTGTTTTGGATGATCGCGACAGTTATGCTGATTTCTCTGCTTCCTCTGCCTTGAAAGAAAAGCATGTGGATTTCGACTGACATTTTGTTCTTTCTATGCTTTCAGATTAATGGATTAGCTCAAAGATACCCCGGCTTGATGTCATTGAGGAGTGTTGATCTTTCACCTGCTAGTTGGATGTCTGTTGCTTGGTATTTCCCTTTCTCACACAAATCATTATCTAATTGGAAGCAAATTTAGTAACAGAATGCTATTAAACTAACGCGTTCTGTTCATTAAGATGATCACTCACTCCGGCATGGTTTTGCAAATAATAATTACATCTTTGTAAATAACCCACAAATAGACTATAGAAACAACATGAGCAATGAGCATGCTTCTTCTTCTTCTACCTTTGTTGTGTGTGTGTGTGTGTGTGT of the Fragaria vesca subsp. vesca linkage group LG6, FraVesHawaii_1.0, whole genome shotgun sequence genome contains:
- the LOC101313140 gene encoding uncharacterized protein LOC101313140 — encoded protein: MILDKGSMQSNLECFLHGTTPVLQPQFLPKSEIRNLNRLWHPWERENVEYFTLSDLWNCFDEWSAYGAGVPITLDSGETLVQYYVPYLSAIQIFTSNSSVNSFREETESGDCETRDSFSDSCSFESESDKLWRWDGCSSEEGGFEQDNNLWHLNDRLGYLYFEYFERSTPYGRVPLMDKINGLAQRYPGLMSLRSVDLSPASWMSVAWYPIYHIPMGRTIKDLSTSFLTYHTLSSSFQDMDLEDDMESDEQRKRKKGDGISLPSFGLATYKMQGNLWVSGNCGRDQERLMSLLSVADSWLKQLRVQHHDFNYFTSIRRGGQCHYL